Proteins found in one Methanofollis fontis genomic segment:
- a CDS encoding EMC6-like membrane protein, translating into MMSEAEIVQTAPEVRKEKGEKNREQKQAEHIQRIHRTLVACFMGIAAGLLSYYLSGSVDPATGMQPNQIIGVLFLMAGVVFQKHIFMLIRIDYTELGNKDWFYQAFMTFALWFISWSVMLTTTTQ; encoded by the coding sequence ATGATGAGTGAGGCGGAGATTGTGCAAACGGCGCCTGAAGTGCGCAAAGAAAAGGGTGAGAAGAATCGGGAGCAGAAACAGGCGGAACACATACAGCGCATACACCGGACACTGGTCGCCTGTTTCATGGGCATCGCCGCCGGACTGCTCTCATATTACCTCTCTGGAAGTGTTGATCCCGCCACCGGCATGCAGCCGAACCAGATCATCGGTGTCCTCTTCCTGATGGCCGGTGTCGTCTTCCAGAAACACATCTTCATGCTGATCCGGATCGACTACACCGAACTGGGCAATAAGGACTGGTTCTATCAGGCATTCATGACCTTCGCCCTCTGGTTTATCTCGTGGTCCGTCATGCTCACCACAACCACCCAGTGA
- a CDS encoding ribosome biogenesis/translation initiation ATPase RLI, translating to MRIAVVHKDNCHPKKCGTECIIYCPRVRSGDETVFLGEDGKASISEELCVGCGICVKKCPFEAIDIVNLPEELEYPTHRYGPNTFALYGLPIPVEGKVTGILGPNGIGKSTSLQILSGQIRPNLGRFEETASWDEVFRRFTGTELFDYLRHISGKEIRVAVKPQYITQIPKAFSGTVRSLLTRTDERGVLDHLIEELTLSSILDREISNLSGGELQRVAIAACLAREADFYFLDEITPYLDIYQRMAAANLIREVATHRPVVIVEHDLAILDMLADTVHIGYGKPAVFGVITGPKGVRIGINEYLEGYLPEENVRFREYAVVFEKRAHSDDTTREPLFEFPEMTKGYDPFRLTVRGGEIRKGEVLGLVGPNGIGKSTFAKLLAGVEAPDGGPLEENIKISYKPQYVKATSGDTVEFTLRSITNRFDSSYYQHEVIEPLALRQILQSPLDTLSGGELQRVAIAACLSRDADLYILDEPSAHLDVEQRMNLVRVLKHHAEGKECGVLVIDHDIYLIDMISERIVVFDGEPGVAGEAKGPFSMREGMNLFLSNLGVTFRRDKSGRPRINKPESFLDREQRSKGEYYYARADE from the coding sequence ATGCGAATCGCCGTCGTTCATAAAGACAATTGCCATCCAAAGAAGTGCGGAACCGAATGCATCATCTACTGCCCGCGGGTCAGGAGCGGTGATGAGACCGTCTTCCTGGGAGAGGACGGCAAGGCCTCGATATCCGAGGAACTCTGTGTGGGGTGCGGCATCTGTGTCAAGAAGTGCCCCTTTGAGGCAATCGATATTGTAAACCTCCCTGAAGAACTCGAGTATCCGACCCATCGCTATGGCCCGAACACCTTTGCCCTCTATGGTCTTCCCATCCCGGTCGAGGGGAAGGTGACCGGGATCCTGGGCCCCAATGGTATCGGGAAGTCCACCTCCCTCCAGATCCTCTCCGGACAGATCCGCCCGAACCTCGGGCGTTTCGAGGAGACGGCATCCTGGGACGAGGTGTTCAGGCGGTTCACCGGCACCGAACTCTTCGATTACCTCAGGCACATCTCAGGCAAGGAGATCCGGGTTGCCGTCAAGCCGCAGTATATCACGCAGATCCCGAAGGCCTTCTCAGGCACGGTGCGCTCCCTGCTCACCAGGACCGATGAACGGGGTGTGCTCGACCATCTTATCGAGGAACTCACCCTCTCGTCCATCCTGGACCGCGAGATCTCGAACCTCTCTGGCGGCGAACTCCAGCGGGTGGCGATCGCCGCCTGCCTGGCTCGGGAGGCCGATTTCTATTTCCTCGACGAGATCACGCCATACCTGGACATCTACCAGCGGATGGCCGCCGCCAACCTGATCAGGGAGGTGGCGACACACCGCCCGGTGGTGATCGTCGAGCATGACCTGGCCATCCTGGATATGCTCGCCGACACCGTGCATATCGGCTACGGCAAACCGGCGGTCTTTGGTGTGATCACCGGGCCGAAGGGTGTGCGGATCGGGATCAACGAATACCTCGAAGGGTATCTCCCGGAGGAGAACGTGCGCTTCAGGGAGTACGCCGTTGTCTTTGAGAAGCGTGCCCATTCCGACGATACCACCCGCGAACCCCTCTTCGAGTTCCCGGAGATGACGAAGGGCTACGACCCCTTCAGGCTCACGGTCAGGGGCGGCGAGATCCGGAAGGGTGAGGTGCTCGGCCTCGTGGGTCCGAACGGTATCGGAAAGTCGACCTTTGCAAAACTGCTGGCCGGAGTCGAGGCACCGGACGGCGGACCGCTGGAGGAGAACATCAAGATCTCCTATAAGCCGCAGTATGTGAAGGCGACCTCCGGCGACACCGTCGAGTTTACGCTGAGGAGCATCACCAACCGGTTCGACTCCTCCTACTACCAGCACGAGGTGATCGAGCCCCTGGCCCTCAGGCAGATCCTCCAGTCGCCCCTCGACACCCTTTCAGGCGGCGAACTCCAGCGTGTGGCCATCGCCGCCTGCCTCTCGCGCGATGCCGACCTCTATATCCTGGACGAACCGAGCGCCCACCTGGACGTGGAGCAGCGGATGAACCTGGTGCGCGTGCTCAAGCACCATGCCGAAGGAAAGGAGTGCGGTGTACTCGTCATCGACCACGACATCTATCTCATCGATATGATCTCTGAGCGTATCGTGGTCTTCGACGGCGAACCCGGTGTGGCTGGCGAGGCCAAGGGGCCATTCTCGATGCGGGAAGGCATGAACCTCTTCCTCTCCAATCTCGGCGTCACCTTCCGCCGGGACAAGAGCGGACGCCCCCGCATCAACAAACCCGAATCGTTCCTGGACCGCGAGCAGCGCTCAAAGGGCGAGTACTATTACGCCAGGGCCGATGAGTAG
- a CDS encoding DUF169 domain-containing protein translates to MSDIRTEINFEEVSETLKHYLGLSGSPVAVKFAQTAEQIPEGMEALAEPTRHCQMVSWARKDGKIFYASADKHACQGGAWALGFKELTPSLKTGEFYFKLGKFDTWAACKRTIDRVPHVESGTTYATLYAPLEKTPFTPTVVLIVTTPRAMLKLAQSVLYKLGGRIESNFAGIQSVCADTTAQTYLNGRVNFSLGCDGSRKFSGIAEEEMVMGIPVELLPEIVEAIKIVTGAPGSV, encoded by the coding sequence ATGAGTGATATCAGGACAGAAATCAATTTTGAAGAAGTATCAGAGACGCTGAAGCACTATCTCGGTCTCTCCGGGTCTCCAGTGGCGGTGAAGTTCGCCCAGACCGCAGAGCAGATCCCCGAGGGAATGGAGGCGCTTGCCGAACCGACCCGGCACTGCCAGATGGTCAGCTGGGCCAGAAAGGACGGTAAGATCTTCTATGCGAGCGCAGACAAGCATGCCTGCCAGGGTGGGGCATGGGCGCTGGGGTTCAAGGAACTCACGCCAAGCCTGAAGACCGGCGAATTCTACTTCAAGCTCGGCAAATTCGACACCTGGGCCGCCTGCAAGCGCACCATCGACCGTGTGCCGCATGTCGAATCAGGAACGACCTATGCGACCCTCTATGCACCGCTCGAGAAGACGCCCTTCACGCCAACGGTGGTGCTCATCGTCACAACGCCGCGGGCGATGCTCAAACTTGCCCAGAGCGTGCTCTACAAACTCGGCGGACGGATCGAGTCGAACTTCGCCGGCATCCAGTCGGTCTGCGCCGACACCACCGCCCAGACTTACCTGAACGGTCGGGTGAACTTCTCCCTTGGCTGCGACGGTTCGAGGAAGTTCTCGGGGATCGCCGAGGAAGAGATGGTCATGGGCATCCCGGTGGAACT
- a CDS encoding FKBP-type peptidyl-prolyl cis-trans isomerase gives MAIQEGDIIRLNYTARVDGDIFDTTIEADAEEAGIKSQQKTYEPIVVRVGSGHVIPGLDEALIGKEIGENYSVDVPPEKGFGPHNKDLVESVNATQFREKPKVGMRVQTGEREGVVVNVVGKRAVVDFNHPFAGQDLAYTFTVEGIVEDVIEKAQGFVKLFSGRDMEMVFIDGNLTINLPAGINYDRRWTMARGIVVHQVFEFIPEVQDIVFVETFHRPVIPEEEAAEEPAETEPAEE, from the coding sequence ATGGCAATTCAGGAAGGAGACATCATCAGACTCAATTATACCGCCCGTGTGGATGGCGACATCTTCGACACCACGATTGAGGCGGATGCCGAAGAGGCGGGAATCAAGAGCCAGCAGAAGACCTACGAACCGATTGTCGTCAGAGTCGGCAGCGGTCACGTGATTCCGGGGCTGGACGAGGCGCTTATCGGCAAGGAGATCGGCGAGAACTATTCCGTCGATGTGCCGCCCGAGAAGGGCTTTGGCCCCCACAACAAGGACCTCGTCGAATCGGTGAACGCCACCCAGTTCAGGGAGAAACCGAAGGTCGGCATGCGCGTCCAGACCGGTGAACGCGAGGGCGTTGTTGTGAACGTCGTCGGCAAGCGCGCCGTTGTCGACTTCAACCACCCATTCGCCGGGCAGGACCTCGCCTACACCTTCACCGTCGAGGGGATCGTCGAGGACGTCATCGAGAAGGCGCAGGGATTCGTCAAGCTCTTCTCAGGCCGCGACATGGAGATGGTCTTCATCGACGGCAACCTCACGATCAACCTCCCGGCCGGGATCAACTATGACCGCCGCTGGACAATGGCCCGCGGCATCGTCGTCCACCAGGTCTTCGAGTTCATCCCTGAAGTGCAGGACATCGTCTTCGTCGAGACCTTCCACCGCCCGGTAATCCCGGAAGAGGAAGCGGCCGAAGAACCTGCTGAGACCGAACCCGCAGAAGAATAA
- a CDS encoding NAD(+)/NADH kinase — MKALLMSRIDNPDVLAYAGEIEELLISMGYQVRLEGGTAIALGRENEGEWLDRTDADIIVTFGGDGTVLLAVQQMVRQIPVIGINKGHVGFLAELEAAEVPEFFSGLKERMRIERRMRISLSMDGKTIGDALNEAVIVTARPAKMLRFTIIIDDVEVEEFRADGLIIATPTGSTAYAMSGGGPIVDPKCDGFLLVPLAPYMLSNRPHFIDSSRNLRIRLESFKPAQIVLDGQGGTTIGSGTEIMVCRSDAPALFVDAGKNFFLKVREKLHNL, encoded by the coding sequence ATGAAAGCGCTTCTGATGTCCAGGATCGACAATCCGGATGTTCTCGCCTATGCCGGGGAGATCGAAGAACTCCTCATCTCGATGGGTTATCAGGTCAGGCTTGAAGGAGGAACGGCCATTGCACTTGGGCGGGAGAACGAGGGCGAATGGCTTGACAGGACCGATGCGGACATCATCGTCACCTTCGGCGGCGACGGCACGGTCCTTCTGGCCGTCCAGCAGATGGTCCGCCAGATCCCGGTGATCGGGATCAACAAGGGGCATGTCGGTTTTCTTGCCGAACTCGAGGCGGCGGAGGTGCCGGAATTTTTCTCCGGTCTGAAGGAGAGAATGCGGATCGAGCGAAGGATGCGGATATCCCTCTCGATGGACGGGAAAACGATCGGCGACGCCCTGAACGAGGCGGTGATCGTCACCGCCCGCCCGGCCAAGATGCTCAGGTTCACGATCATCATCGACGATGTCGAGGTCGAGGAGTTCAGGGCGGACGGTCTGATCATCGCCACACCCACGGGCTCCACCGCCTATGCCATGAGCGGCGGCGGTCCGATCGTCGATCCGAAATGTGACGGATTCCTCCTCGTCCCGCTCGCCCCCTACATGCTCTCGAACCGCCCGCATTTCATCGACAGCAGCCGAAACCTCCGCATCCGTCTCGAGAGTTTCAAACCCGCCCAGATCGTGCTCGATGGTCAGGGCGGCACCACCATCGGCAGCGGGACGGAGATCATGGTGTGCCGTTCCGACGCTCCGGCCCTCTTTGTCGATGCCGGCAAGAATTTTTTCCTGAAAGTGCGCGAAAAACTCCATAACCTTTGA
- the speB gene encoding agmatinase produces MEVFSNTLFADASAEYSDADYVIFGVPFDGTSSYRPGSRAAPREIRAISYNFETYLPAVGVDLMDVAIHDLGDLEVYAVPEPVLESVRETVAMIAGDGKVPVMIGGEHTITPAAVEAVGADCFVVLDAHLDLRDEYGGTPWNHACATRRVMDLGVEEIVIIGARSGTRQEFELAQDLHLFTADDVRRVGIESVLKEVRGIVGDRSVYLSIDADAIDCCLTPGLGTPEPFGLSPWDLRSVVRTLAAQATGFDYVEVCPIDDGQTAAVAAKLIREFIAWNHSGQRDF; encoded by the coding sequence ATGGAAGTTTTCTCCAATACTCTTTTTGCGGACGCATCGGCTGAATACAGCGATGCAGATTATGTGATCTTCGGCGTCCCGTTCGACGGAACCTCCTCGTATCGTCCGGGATCGCGCGCCGCTCCCCGCGAGATCAGGGCGATCTCCTATAACTTCGAGACCTATCTGCCGGCAGTGGGCGTGGACCTGATGGACGTCGCAATCCATGACCTGGGCGACCTCGAGGTGTATGCCGTTCCCGAACCGGTGCTGGAGAGCGTGCGTGAGACGGTCGCCATGATCGCCGGCGACGGCAAGGTGCCGGTGATGATCGGCGGCGAGCACACGATCACCCCTGCCGCCGTTGAGGCGGTGGGAGCGGATTGCTTTGTCGTCCTCGACGCCCATCTCGATCTCAGGGACGAGTATGGCGGCACGCCCTGGAACCATGCCTGCGCCACGCGGCGGGTGATGGACCTCGGTGTGGAGGAGATCGTTATCATCGGCGCACGGAGCGGCACTCGCCAGGAGTTTGAGCTGGCGCAAGACCTCCATCTCTTTACGGCGGACGATGTGCGAAGAGTCGGGATCGAATCCGTTCTAAAGGAGGTGCGCGGGATCGTCGGCGACAGGAGTGTGTATCTCTCTATCGACGCCGATGCCATCGACTGCTGCCTCACTCCCGGACTCGGGACGCCCGAACCCTTCGGGCTCTCGCCGTGGGACCTCCGATCGGTCGTCCGCACGTTAGCGGCGCAGGCAACGGGTTTTGACTACGTCGAGGTCTGCCCGATCGATGACGGCCAGACGGCGGCGGTGGCAGCAAAACTGATCCGGGAGTTCATCGCCTGGAACCATTCTGGACAACGCGACTTTTAA
- a CDS encoding bifunctional fructose-bisphosphatase/inositol-phosphate phosphatase → MDFIRWCGEIADQVSDTIKDLAGNTEGSRYIRMGADGTPTERIDEAAEACVLEGLRENPFCSHLLSEELGRVWIGGEGGTVYLDPIDGSYNAVHNIPFYTISIAYGENGRLMKGYIRDLCNGETFSAVEGEGAYLDGRPITVSKTALLEESALSVYGRKFDPGTVLHLGEKVRRWRLLGASSLELAYVACGRLDGFVDVRNTLRVTDAAAGIVLCQEAGGMVSGAGGEAVHFPDDVRVGRCLVATNGNLHSKIVEYLR, encoded by the coding sequence ATGGACTTCATTAGATGGTGCGGTGAAATCGCCGATCAGGTCAGCGATACGATCAAAGATCTCGCCGGAAACACGGAGGGCAGCAGGTATATCAGGATGGGCGCCGACGGCACCCCGACCGAGCGGATAGACGAGGCTGCCGAGGCGTGCGTCCTTGAAGGACTGCGGGAGAACCCCTTCTGCAGCCACCTGCTCTCTGAGGAACTCGGGCGGGTCTGGATCGGGGGAGAGGGAGGCACCGTCTATCTCGATCCGATCGACGGATCCTACAATGCAGTTCATAACATCCCGTTCTATACGATATCGATTGCATACGGTGAGAACGGCCGTCTGATGAAGGGTTATATCCGGGACCTCTGCAACGGCGAGACCTTCTCGGCCGTCGAGGGGGAGGGTGCGTACCTGGACGGGCGACCGATCACCGTCTCGAAGACCGCCCTCCTGGAGGAGAGCGCCCTCTCTGTCTACGGAAGAAAGTTCGACCCCGGCACCGTGCTCCACCTCGGGGAAAAGGTGCGGCGGTGGCGTCTCCTCGGCGCCTCCTCCCTTGAACTCGCCTATGTCGCCTGTGGACGTCTCGACGGTTTTGTGGACGTGAGAAATACCCTGAGGGTCACCGACGCCGCTGCCGGCATCGTCCTCTGCCAGGAGGCCGGAGGCATGGTGAGCGGTGCCGGTGGCGAAGCGGTGCATTTCCCAGACGATGTGCGTGTCGGCCGGTGCCTTGTGGCCACAAACGGGAATCTCCATTCCAAGATCGTCGAATACCTGAGGTGA
- a CDS encoding mRNA surveillance protein pelota, which translates to MKAEFGELKRSYGEIRLFPESLDDLWHLKHLIAPGNLVFATTLRTVDSATDKIRPEKAEKRPVRLGLRVERVEFHPSAQRLRVGGVIESGVDVSSYHTLNVEPGYEISVIRLWRPYDLERVDRAVSASLHNVIHVLTVEEGEAEVFRIRQYGPERVVTITAGSGKRADIDGRTQFFTDALASLRDITGPVVIAGPGFVKEDFLRFLKGRDPDLAERVVTVETRRIGRGAVQDVIGQGVLERLAGDLQLAREVTRMDEVLKRIGSGGAVAYGREEVARSIDYGAAEEVLVLDELVRDASVAGVLESAERIGANVVVFSSDFEPGSRLEALGGIAALLRYPLA; encoded by the coding sequence ATGAAGGCTGAATTCGGCGAACTGAAACGCTCATACGGTGAGATCCGGCTGTTTCCGGAATCGCTCGACGATCTCTGGCACCTGAAGCACCTCATCGCCCCGGGCAACCTGGTGTTTGCGACCACATTGCGCACCGTGGATTCGGCCACAGACAAGATCAGACCGGAAAAGGCCGAAAAACGCCCGGTCAGACTTGGTCTCAGGGTGGAACGGGTCGAGTTCCACCCCTCGGCGCAGCGCCTCAGGGTCGGCGGGGTGATCGAGTCCGGTGTGGACGTCTCCTCCTATCATACCCTCAATGTCGAACCCGGTTATGAGATATCGGTGATCCGGCTGTGGCGACCCTACGACCTTGAACGGGTGGACCGTGCGGTCTCTGCATCGCTCCACAATGTGATCCATGTGCTGACGGTCGAGGAGGGCGAGGCTGAGGTCTTCAGGATCAGGCAGTACGGCCCCGAGCGGGTGGTCACGATCACGGCCGGCAGCGGGAAACGGGCGGATATCGACGGGAGAACGCAATTTTTCACTGACGCCCTCGCCTCCCTCAGGGACATCACCGGTCCGGTGGTGATCGCCGGTCCGGGGTTTGTCAAGGAGGACTTCCTGCGGTTTCTCAAAGGGCGGGACCCCGACCTTGCCGAACGGGTGGTCACCGTCGAGACCCGGCGGATCGGCCGCGGCGCCGTCCAGGACGTCATCGGGCAGGGGGTGCTCGAACGACTCGCCGGGGACCTGCAGCTCGCCCGGGAGGTGACCCGGATGGACGAGGTGCTGAAACGGATCGGCAGCGGGGGTGCGGTTGCCTACGGGCGGGAGGAGGTGGCCCGTTCGATCGACTATGGTGCGGCAGAGGAGGTGCTGGTGCTGGACGAACTCGTCAGGGACGCATCAGTCGCCGGGGTTCTTGAATCCGCCGAACGGATTGGTGCAAACGTGGTCGTGTTCAGTTCAGATTTCGAGCCCGGCAGCCGCCTCGAGGCCCTCGGCGGCATCGCTGCCCTGCTCCGTTATCCACTTGCCTGA
- a CDS encoding translation initiation factor IF-5A — MKEQTETGKLKEGRYVVVDDEPCKILSIATSKPGKHGAAKARIDVVGIFDGQKRSIVQPVSAKVYVPVVERKMGQVISVAGNTVQLMDIKDFAMFEMVVPDDVAATMEAGKEVPYIEALGKKKLDL; from the coding sequence ATGAAGGAACAGACTGAAACTGGAAAATTAAAGGAAGGCCGCTACGTTGTGGTCGATGACGAACCCTGCAAGATCCTCTCCATCGCCACCTCAAAGCCCGGCAAACACGGCGCGGCCAAGGCGCGTATCGATGTCGTCGGCATCTTTGACGGACAGAAACGCTCGATCGTTCAGCCGGTTTCGGCAAAGGTCTATGTGCCGGTCGTCGAGCGCAAGATGGGACAGGTCATCTCGGTCGCCGGAAACACCGTCCAGCTGATGGACATCAAGGACTTCGCCATGTTTGAGATGGTGGTCCCTGACGACGTTGCGGCAACGATGGAAGCAGGCAAGGAAGTGCCGTATATCGAGGCACTCGGCAAGAAGAAGCTGGACCTCTGA
- the rqcH gene encoding ribosome rescue protein RqcH: MANIQGMSGMDVRAMTSELSEMLPLWIGKIYQYDSKTLGIRLNGEGGAKYHFFIEVGRRAHLVSSLPESPKMPPSYAMLLRKHLEGGRVTAIGQYGLQRIFYIDIGKKGGTLRLVVELFDEGNAVLLDDAGVIIKPLWHHRFRDRAVVPGEVYALPEGTDCSGLDLQAFGEMCAASERDIVRTLAVGCLLGGAYAELVCSTAGADKNTPAVSVDAAVIHAALGEVIGRVTAMREPVITDSGCWPIAGIGEVKQRFSRYNEALEAYYPPVPHAEVRAAEKRPKLTREEVIRRQQEEAIKKFDAKIARAERIVEAVYMHYPLVQEVITTLDRASAGMSWQEIEGVLKKSDLPAARTIMAVHPADAAVDIDIGERVTIRVHESVEANLERYYAQIKKFKKKKEGAIAAMARGAPKRKEKPKEVLRPMKKKWFHRFRWFYTSDGTLVIGGRDASQNEELVRRYMEGKDTFAHADVHGGSVVIIKGETGHLEDEVAPFAASYSNAWKAGHFSADVYFARPDQVSKTAEAGEFVARGGFIVRGERRYVRDAPLGVAIGVQVQPEVAVIGGPIQAVKARTDQYVELLPGTFGPNDVAKKATRILKERVGDAVWKSMRPVLNTEAIAAFVPPGESDIRGENEG, translated from the coding sequence ATGGCAAACATACAGGGTATGAGCGGCATGGACGTCAGGGCAATGACGAGTGAACTCTCTGAAATGCTCCCGCTCTGGATTGGGAAGATCTATCAGTACGATTCAAAAACACTTGGAATCCGGCTCAACGGCGAGGGAGGCGCGAAATATCATTTTTTCATTGAGGTCGGGCGGCGGGCGCACCTGGTTTCGTCGCTTCCCGAATCGCCGAAGATGCCCCCGAGTTATGCCATGCTCCTCAGGAAACATCTGGAGGGCGGACGGGTCACCGCCATCGGGCAGTACGGCCTCCAGAGAATCTTCTATATCGACATCGGCAAGAAGGGAGGGACGCTGAGGCTTGTGGTCGAACTCTTCGATGAGGGAAACGCCGTCCTCCTCGACGATGCCGGGGTGATCATCAAACCGCTCTGGCACCACCGCTTCAGGGACCGGGCCGTTGTTCCGGGGGAGGTCTATGCGCTTCCCGAGGGGACGGACTGCAGCGGGCTTGACCTGCAGGCATTCGGGGAGATGTGTGCGGCCTCAGAGCGTGATATCGTCCGCACGCTTGCCGTTGGGTGCCTGCTCGGTGGCGCCTATGCCGAACTCGTCTGCAGCACCGCAGGCGCCGACAAAAACACACCGGCAGTATCTGTCGATGCCGCCGTTATCCATGCGGCCCTCGGAGAGGTGATCGGGAGGGTGACGGCGATGCGCGAACCGGTGATCACCGATAGCGGGTGCTGGCCCATCGCCGGCATTGGCGAGGTGAAACAGCGTTTTTCGAGATACAATGAGGCACTTGAGGCCTACTATCCGCCCGTCCCCCATGCGGAGGTCAGGGCCGCTGAAAAACGGCCGAAGCTCACGCGGGAGGAGGTGATCCGTCGGCAGCAGGAGGAGGCGATCAAAAAGTTCGACGCAAAGATCGCCCGCGCCGAGCGGATTGTCGAGGCGGTCTATATGCACTATCCCCTGGTGCAGGAAGTGATCACGACCCTCGATCGGGCGAGCGCCGGCATGTCCTGGCAGGAGATCGAGGGCGTGCTGAAAAAGAGTGACCTTCCCGCTGCCCGGACCATCATGGCGGTCCACCCGGCAGACGCCGCCGTCGATATCGATATCGGGGAACGCGTGACGATCCGGGTCCACGAGAGCGTGGAGGCAAACCTCGAACGCTATTATGCCCAGATAAAGAAGTTCAAAAAGAAGAAGGAGGGCGCCATTGCGGCCATGGCGCGTGGCGCCCCGAAGCGGAAGGAGAAGCCAAAAGAGGTGCTCCGCCCCATGAAGAAGAAATGGTTCCACCGCTTCAGGTGGTTCTACACCTCTGACGGCACCCTCGTCATCGGCGGGCGGGACGCCTCCCAGAACGAAGAACTCGTCAGGCGTTACATGGAGGGGAAGGACACCTTCGCCCATGCCGATGTCCACGGCGGGTCGGTGGTGATCATCAAGGGCGAGACCGGGCATCTTGAGGACGAGGTGGCCCCGTTTGCGGCGTCATACTCCAATGCGTGGAAGGCGGGACATTTCTCCGCCGACGTCTATTTCGCCCGCCCGGACCAGGTGAGCAAGACCGCCGAGGCCGGCGAGTTCGTTGCACGGGGCGGTTTCATCGTCCGCGGCGAACGGCGTTATGTGCGGGACGCACCCCTGGGCGTGGCGATCGGGGTGCAGGTGCAGCCCGAGGTGGCGGTGATCGGCGGTCCCATCCAGGCGGTGAAGGCCCGCACCGACCAGTATGTGGAGCTCCTCCCCGGCACCTTCGGCCCCAACGACGTGGCGAAGAAAGCGACCCGCATACTGAAGGAGCGGGTCGGCGACGCCGTCTGGAAGAGCATGCGACCGGTGCTGAACACGGAGGCGATCGCCGCCTTTGTCCCGCCCGGCGAGTCCGATATCAGGGGAGAGAATGAAGGCTGA
- the cyaB gene encoding class IV adenylate cyclase produces the protein MYEIEAKIRVADLPKVRARLLQIGASSPTFSDQRDVYYNHPQRDFVATDEALRIRYEGERCTITYKGPKIVTAGAKTREEFNLSVESGEVAENILQRLGFLRSAEVYKNREEFALGSATIALDQVEGLGSFVEIEVMAHQCDDEAERRIDEIKGELGIEGEHIPQSYLELLTG, from the coding sequence ATGTACGAGATAGAGGCAAAGATCCGGGTCGCCGATCTGCCGAAGGTGCGGGCGCGGCTTCTCCAGATTGGAGCGTCATCACCCACATTCAGCGATCAGCGGGACGTCTATTACAACCACCCGCAGCGGGACTTCGTCGCGACCGACGAGGCGCTCAGGATCCGGTATGAGGGGGAGAGGTGCACGATCACCTACAAGGGCCCGAAGATCGTGACTGCCGGCGCCAAAACCCGTGAAGAGTTCAATCTATCGGTCGAATCCGGGGAGGTGGCCGAGAATATCCTGCAGCGCCTCGGGTTCCTCCGGTCTGCAGAGGTCTATAAAAACCGCGAGGAGTTCGCCCTCGGTTCTGCGACCATCGCCCTCGACCAGGTCGAAGGACTCGGCAGTTTTGTCGAGATCGAGGTGATGGCCCATCAGTGCGATGACGAGGCCGAACGCCGGATCGACGAGATAAAAGGAGAACTCGGGATCGAAGGCGAACACATCCCGCAGTCCTATCTCGAACTGCTCACAGGGTGA